Below is a genomic region from Armatimonadota bacterium.
AGCAGGCGTGCTGAGAGCGCCGCCACCCCGGTGCGCTCCAGGGCCGCGCTGACGATGAGGAGGCAGGCGATGGTGACCACCACCGGATCGCCGAACCCGGCGAACGCTGCGGCAGGAGAGACGACCCCGGATATGCCCAGGGCCAGGACGACCGACATGGACACGATCTCGGGCCGTGGGCGCCCCCAGGCAAAGGCCGCCAGGGCTCCGGCGAGGATGAAGAGCACGGTCCAGCCGTCGGGAGTCAGCATCGCTGCTGACTGTTTCCGTTCGGGGCGGTGCGATGCCTGCCGTCATTCGCGCAATTCCGACCCAGACCTGTTAGAAACGCCCATAGGTGGCGATGGTAGTAGTAGCAACAGTAGCAGGAGGAGGAGAGGGGTATGTCGTACCGGTCGGGATACAGGTAAGTCATCCTGAACCGCACGGCCGGACCCGTGCTGTGTAGGGAACAGAGGCGACAGACAGGGCGTTAGTATTCTCGGAGGGCAGACACATCATGGCGAAGCGAAGAAAGGAACTCAAGCTGACCGTGATCGTGGCAGAGTCTGCAGACGGCGGCTACGTAGGGTATGTGGAGGAATTACCGGGGTGCGCCACTCAAGGCGAGACCATGGAGGAACTCCAAGAGAACATGCGGGACCTGATTCCATCCTTCATCGAAGCACTCGTTATGGAATCCCGCGAGAAGCAGACCTGTCAGACCATTGGCAAAGTGGTCCAGCGGAAGACCTACCGTGTCCGCCCCGTGGAGCTTGTTCACGCCTAGAACATGGGTGCCAGCGATCTCCCCGAAGCTTCTGGCCGGGAGATCGTCCGGTGCCTCTG
It encodes:
- a CDS encoding type II toxin-antitoxin system HicB family antitoxin codes for the protein MAKRRKELKLTVIVAESADGGYVGYVEELPGCATQGETMEELQENMRDLIPSFIEALVMESREKQTCQTIGKVVQRKTYRVRPVELVHA